One uncultured Hyphomonas sp. genomic region harbors:
- a CDS encoding cytochrome b/b6 domain-containing protein codes for MAGSSRILVWDGALRLFHWSTVLLVAAMWWSAENHMMDWHRRMGMILVGLVTFRLAWGLLGPRTARFTSWQLGPGAMLGYLKSLKRGVHKPSFGHNPIGTLSVIAMLAALCVQLGTGLFAVDVDGLESGPLSTLVSFEAGRQAAEIHEISFNILVALIGLHVAAVAVYLIFFKDNLVRPMVTGHRASADFEAGETLADNRLSWLRLAIAVAVAFAAMWGISNAG; via the coding sequence ATGGCCGGCAGTTCGCGTATCCTCGTCTGGGACGGCGCCCTGCGCCTGTTCCACTGGTCCACCGTGTTGCTGGTGGCCGCCATGTGGTGGTCCGCGGAAAATCACATGATGGACTGGCACCGGCGGATGGGGATGATCCTGGTCGGCCTGGTGACGTTCCGGCTGGCCTGGGGCCTGCTTGGCCCGCGCACCGCCCGCTTCACCAGCTGGCAGCTCGGGCCCGGGGCCATGCTCGGTTACCTGAAAAGCCTGAAGCGCGGCGTCCACAAGCCGAGCTTCGGGCATAATCCCATCGGCACGCTCAGCGTGATCGCCATGCTGGCGGCGCTCTGCGTGCAGCTGGGGACGGGCCTGTTCGCGGTGGATGTGGATGGGCTGGAATCCGGCCCGCTGTCGACGCTTGTCTCGTTTGAGGCCGGGCGTCAGGCGGCAGAGATCCACGAGATCAGCTTCAACATCCTGGTTGCCCTGATCGGCCTGCATGTCGCGGCCGTGGCGGTGTACCTGATCTTCTTCAAGGACAATCTCGTCCGCCCGATGGTCACCGGCCACCGGGCCAGCGCGGATTTTGAAGCGGGCGAAACGCTCGCCGACAACCGCCTGTCCTGGTTGCGCCTTGCCATCGCGGTGGCCGTGGCATTCGCCGCCATGTGGGGCATCTCTAACGCCGGCTGA
- the ispH gene encoding 4-hydroxy-3-methylbut-2-enyl diphosphate reductase — translation MTERRPLTIRLAAPRGFCAGVDRAIQIVEEALKKWGAPVYVRHEIVHNAHVVSRLEEMGAVFVEELDECPKDRPVVFSAHGVPKSVPAEAESRKMIYVDATCPLVSKVHVEAERHDREGREIVLIGHAGHPEVIGTMGQLPPGRIHLIETVEDAEAFEPKDPANLAFVTQTTLSVDDTADIVATLQKRFPGISTPHKEDICYATTNRQEAVKVIGQGTGLVLVIGAETSSNSKRLVEVALRAGAARAELVASAEDIDWDWFDGVTILGLTAGASAPEDLVQGVIAACRSRFDVTVQNIETARETVTFKLPRVLTA, via the coding sequence ATGACGGAAAGGCGCCCCCTCACCATTCGCCTCGCAGCCCCCCGCGGCTTCTGTGCCGGCGTCGACCGGGCGATCCAGATCGTCGAGGAAGCGCTGAAAAAATGGGGCGCGCCGGTCTATGTGCGCCACGAGATCGTCCACAATGCGCATGTCGTCTCCCGTCTGGAGGAGATGGGCGCGGTATTCGTGGAAGAACTGGACGAGTGCCCGAAGGACCGTCCGGTCGTCTTCTCCGCCCATGGCGTACCGAAATCGGTGCCGGCAGAGGCGGAGTCGCGCAAGATGATCTATGTCGACGCGACCTGCCCGCTTGTCTCCAAGGTCCATGTCGAGGCCGAGCGGCATGACCGCGAAGGCCGCGAAATCGTGCTGATCGGCCATGCCGGGCACCCGGAAGTCATCGGCACGATGGGCCAGCTGCCGCCAGGCCGCATCCATCTGATCGAGACGGTGGAGGATGCCGAAGCCTTCGAGCCGAAAGACCCGGCCAATCTCGCCTTTGTCACCCAGACAACGCTCAGTGTGGACGACACCGCCGACATCGTGGCGACGCTGCAGAAGCGCTTCCCCGGCATCTCGACGCCCCACAAGGAAGACATCTGCTACGCCACCACAAACCGGCAGGAAGCCGTGAAGGTGATCGGCCAGGGCACCGGCCTCGTCCTCGTGATCGGGGCAGAGACCAGCTCCAACTCCAAACGCCTCGTCGAAGTGGCCCTGCGCGCCGGGGCCGCGCGCGCCGAACTGGTCGCCAGTGCAGAAGACATCGACTGGGACTGGTTCGACGGCGTCACCATTCTGGGCCTGACCGCCGGGGCCAGCGCACCGGAAGACCTGGTGCAGGGCGTGATCGCCGCCTGCCGGTCCCGTTTCGACGTGACCGTCCAGAACATCGAAACCGCGCGCGAGACAGTCACCTTCAAGCTGCCGCGCGTGCTGACGGCCTGA
- the argS gene encoding arginine--tRNA ligase has protein sequence MASLTKDLSAAASAAFEAMGLEARWGDVRRSDKPELADFQCNGAMGAAKKAGKIPRDVAAEVAAALKEHEMVLSAEVAGPGFINIRVSDAALAARAEAVRDEKMAGAEGASDPQVTVIDFGGPNVAKPMHVGHLRSAVIGDTLRRLLTFLGDDVTGDVHLGDWGLQMGHLVTELQDEQPGLIYFDADFTGPYPEEPPVTIDDLARMYPAASAKAKEDPARLERSQKAVAELQAGRPGYRALLKHFIDVSVAALKVDYEFLNVHFDLWKGESDVDGLIPELVEQFKAAGLAREDDGAWIVDIAREGENVPVEKDGKTTLKNPMPPIMLINSRGGTGYHTTDLATILDRMENLKPVPQRMLYVVDQRQALHFQQVFRAAEMVGLIDEGRLEHIGFGTVNGPDGKPFKTREGGVLRLADLNAMAFDEAQKKIIEAGKLPEDMGPEERHEVAANVALAALRFSDLMNTRTTNYVFDLDKFTSFEGKTGPYLLYAAVRVKSLLRRATEEGNKPGDIVIGHDAERALVLQLDNFAFACLQAREKRMPHVLCEHLYNLAQAFSSFYAALPIAAEGDEATRASRLGLASAVLKQLETGLDLLGIRVPERM, from the coding sequence ATGGCCAGCCTGACGAAAGACCTGTCGGCGGCCGCCAGCGCCGCCTTTGAAGCCATGGGGCTTGAAGCGCGGTGGGGCGATGTGCGCCGCTCCGACAAGCCGGAACTGGCAGACTTCCAGTGCAATGGCGCAATGGGCGCGGCCAAGAAGGCCGGCAAGATCCCGCGCGACGTGGCCGCCGAGGTCGCCGCCGCGCTCAAGGAACACGAGATGGTCCTGTCGGCGGAAGTCGCCGGGCCGGGCTTCATCAATATCCGCGTCTCCGATGCCGCGCTGGCCGCGCGGGCTGAGGCTGTGCGCGATGAAAAGATGGCCGGGGCCGAAGGCGCGAGCGATCCGCAGGTCACCGTCATTGACTTTGGCGGCCCGAACGTCGCCAAGCCCATGCATGTCGGCCACCTCCGCTCTGCCGTGATCGGCGACACGCTGCGCCGCCTGCTGACCTTCCTGGGCGACGATGTGACGGGCGATGTCCATCTCGGCGACTGGGGCCTGCAGATGGGCCACCTCGTCACCGAACTTCAGGACGAGCAGCCGGGCCTCATCTATTTCGACGCAGACTTTACCGGTCCGTATCCGGAAGAACCGCCAGTCACGATTGACGATCTGGCCCGCATGTATCCGGCCGCCAGCGCCAAGGCGAAGGAAGACCCGGCCCGGCTGGAGCGCAGCCAGAAGGCTGTTGCCGAGCTGCAGGCCGGCCGCCCCGGCTACCGCGCGCTGCTGAAGCATTTCATCGACGTCTCGGTCGCCGCGCTGAAGGTCGACTATGAATTCCTGAACGTCCATTTCGACCTCTGGAAGGGAGAAAGCGATGTCGATGGCCTGATCCCGGAACTGGTCGAGCAGTTCAAGGCCGCCGGCCTTGCCCGCGAGGATGATGGCGCGTGGATCGTCGACATCGCCCGCGAGGGCGAGAATGTGCCCGTCGAGAAAGACGGCAAGACCACGCTGAAAAACCCGATGCCGCCGATCATGCTGATCAACAGCCGCGGCGGCACCGGCTATCACACGACAGACCTCGCCACGATCCTTGACCGGATGGAAAACCTGAAGCCGGTGCCCCAGCGCATGCTCTACGTGGTGGACCAGCGTCAGGCGCTGCACTTCCAGCAGGTGTTCCGCGCCGCTGAAATGGTTGGCCTGATCGATGAGGGGCGCCTCGAACATATCGGTTTCGGCACGGTCAACGGCCCGGACGGCAAACCCTTCAAGACCCGAGAAGGCGGCGTCCTGCGCCTCGCGGATCTGAACGCCATGGCGTTTGACGAAGCGCAGAAGAAAATCATCGAGGCTGGCAAGCTGCCGGAAGACATGGGGCCGGAAGAGCGCCATGAGGTGGCTGCGAATGTCGCGCTCGCCGCATTGCGTTTCTCGGACCTGATGAATACGCGGACCACGAACTATGTCTTCGATCTCGACAAGTTCACCAGCTTCGAAGGCAAGACCGGCCCGTATCTTCTGTATGCCGCCGTGCGCGTGAAATCGCTGCTGCGCCGCGCCACAGAAGAGGGCAACAAGCCGGGCGATATCGTCATCGGCCATGACGCCGAACGGGCGCTGGTCCTGCAGCTCGACAATTTCGCCTTTGCCTGCCTGCAGGCGCGCGAGAAGCGGATGCCGCACGTTCTGTGCGAGCATCTCTACAATCTCGCGCAGGCTTTCAGCAGCTTCTATGCGGCCCTGCCGATTGCGGCGGAGGGCGACGAAGCCACCCGCGCGAGCCGCCTTGGTCTTGCCTCGGCCGTGCTGAAGCAGCTGGAGACGGGGCTGGACCTGCTGGGCATCCGCGTGCCGGAGCGGATGTAG
- a CDS encoding GFA family protein yields MLEGSCLCGAVRYEVAADPGPIVHCHCHTCRKAHGTAFSSVMPVARESFRWTAGEEALNRFESSEGKFRHFCTKCGSHIMAERVNQPVVLLRLGCLDIEIEGNPLGHIWRSDCASWYDPKDTLPEYPEGFPAK; encoded by the coding sequence ATGCTTGAGGGCAGCTGCCTGTGCGGCGCGGTGCGCTATGAAGTGGCGGCCGATCCCGGCCCGATCGTTCACTGCCATTGCCACACCTGCCGCAAGGCGCATGGGACGGCGTTCTCCTCCGTCATGCCGGTCGCGCGGGAGAGCTTCCGCTGGACCGCCGGCGAAGAGGCGCTGAACCGGTTTGAATCCAGCGAAGGCAAGTTCCGCCACTTCTGCACCAAATGCGGCTCGCACATCATGGCGGAGCGCGTGAACCAGCCCGTTGTGCTGTTGCGGCTGGGCTGTCTCGACATCGAAATCGAAGGCAATCCGCTGGGCCATATCTGGCGGTCTGACTGCGCCAGCTGGTACGATCCGAAAGACACGCTTCCGGAATATCCGGAAGGCTTTCCCGCGAAGTGA
- a CDS encoding glutathione S-transferase — protein sequence MPDAAAPILYTFRRCPYAMRGRLALSAAQLDIRVREVVLRDKPAAMLEASPKGTVPVLVLESGEVIDESLDVMRWALAQADPEGWLDADTGETSALIARNDGPFKRALDRYKYPNRYEDEGADPVENRDAGLAIVEDLSERIAAHGGQLFGPAPTLADMAIFPFVRQFAHTDMDWWEGAAPGPVKTWLAGHKDSARFRAIMKKYPQWAPGEAEPALPIAG from the coding sequence ATGCCGGACGCCGCCGCCCCGATCCTCTACACGTTCCGCCGTTGCCCCTATGCCATGCGCGGGCGCCTCGCTTTGTCGGCGGCACAGCTGGATATTCGCGTGCGGGAAGTCGTGCTGCGCGACAAGCCGGCGGCGATGCTGGAAGCGAGCCCCAAGGGCACGGTGCCGGTTCTGGTGCTGGAAAGCGGCGAAGTGATCGACGAAAGCCTCGACGTGATGCGCTGGGCGCTGGCGCAGGCCGACCCGGAAGGCTGGTTGGACGCTGACACGGGCGAGACCAGCGCGCTGATCGCCCGGAATGACGGGCCGTTCAAACGCGCGCTCGACCGCTACAAATATCCAAACCGGTATGAGGATGAAGGCGCCGACCCAGTCGAAAACCGCGACGCAGGCCTCGCCATTGTCGAAGACTTGTCAGAGCGGATCGCGGCCCATGGCGGGCAGCTGTTCGGCCCGGCGCCGACGCTGGCCGACATGGCGATCTTCCCCTTCGTGCGCCAGTTCGCCCATACGGACATGGACTGGTGGGAGGGCGCTGCGCCCGGCCCGGTGAAAACCTGGCTCGCAGGGCACAAGGATAGCGCCCGCTTCCGCGCGATCATGAAGAAATACCCCCAATGGGCGCCGGGCGAGGCCGAACCTGCGCTTCCCATTGCCGGTTAA
- a CDS encoding rhodanese-related sulfurtransferase gives MTTRIAAFYLFFPFPTYGAAREPLRDTLEAAGVKGTVLLAAEGVNGTIAASPEGIDTALAALRALPGAEALEAKFSEADENPFLRLKVRLKQEIVTMGVPGTDPNSLVGTYVTPEEWNALISDPDTVLIDTRNDYEYAIGTFEGAIDPETKTFREFPDWFREFREKLEAEGRKPKIAMFCTGGIRCEKATSFVKAEGIDDVFHLQGGILKYLEEVPEEQSLWRGECFVFDERVSVKHDLTPGDYDMCHACKRPITEDDKKGNAYVPGVSCPHCIDEMTPEQKRRFAERQKQINLARKRGEAHMGPDAAAVAARRREEALEAKAKEAQEAKEAAGTEDA, from the coding sequence ATGACCACACGTATTGCCGCCTTCTACCTGTTCTTCCCGTTCCCGACCTATGGGGCCGCGCGTGAGCCGCTGCGCGACACGCTGGAGGCCGCCGGTGTCAAAGGCACCGTGCTGCTGGCCGCCGAAGGCGTGAACGGCACCATCGCCGCCAGCCCCGAGGGCATCGACACGGCGCTGGCCGCGCTGCGCGCCCTGCCGGGCGCCGAGGCGCTGGAGGCCAAATTCTCCGAGGCCGATGAAAACCCGTTCCTTCGCCTGAAAGTGCGCCTGAAGCAGGAGATCGTCACCATGGGCGTGCCGGGCACGGACCCCAATTCGCTGGTCGGCACCTATGTCACGCCGGAAGAGTGGAACGCCCTGATCAGCGACCCGGACACGGTGCTGATCGATACGCGCAACGATTATGAATACGCCATCGGCACATTCGAGGGCGCCATCGACCCGGAAACCAAAACCTTCCGCGAATTCCCGGACTGGTTCCGCGAGTTCCGCGAGAAGCTGGAAGCTGAAGGCCGCAAGCCGAAGATCGCCATGTTCTGCACCGGCGGCATCCGCTGTGAGAAGGCAACCAGCTTCGTGAAGGCCGAAGGCATCGACGATGTGTTCCACCTGCAGGGCGGCATCCTGAAATATCTGGAAGAGGTGCCGGAAGAGCAGAGCTTGTGGCGCGGGGAATGTTTCGTGTTCGACGAGCGCGTTTCGGTGAAGCATGACCTGACCCCAGGCGACTATGACATGTGCCACGCCTGCAAGCGGCCGATCACCGAGGACGACAAGAAGGGCAACGCCTATGTGCCTGGCGTCTCCTGCCCGCACTGTATCGATGAAATGACGCCGGAGCAGAAGCGCCGCTTCGCCGAGCGCCAGAAGCAGATCAACCTCGCCCGCAAACGCGGCGAAGCGCATATGGGCCCGGACGCGGCTGCCGTCGCTGCCCGCCGCCGCGAAGAAGCGCTGGAGGCGAAAGCGAAAGAGGCCCAGGAAGCAAAAGAGGCCGCAGGCACCGAAGATGCTTGA
- a CDS encoding MATE family efflux transporter: MSLRPSPDNQFLTRPPGRVFAANALPMMLIMLMNGLLNIIDAAFLGHFVGTGAMTAIGLVFPAIMVLIALSTLVSGGMSSLLARQLGAGDTDGAGATLASAHGLALAIAALVMIAFLCGGRAVAGQLSASDPAIADMAFTYMAITVLALPVQFALGLHADTWRNEGRAGLVALLSVGVTLANIVLNYVLIGELGLGVAGSAWGTALAQVFGLGLLLWLRYRGQGIVPLQALRRHRWTGNWGRLAGLGAPLSLSFIGMALVSSCVIVSLRLTAGADYADTIAAYGIVTRVLGFAFLPSMAFALALQSIAGNNWGAGLHGRARSVLKIALLTALAYSLSMEVIFLTGGTAIGSAFIGDPRVITQVAGILHLMGLLYLFTGPVLSLALYFQAIGQPQKAGLLTLSKSFVLLPALIAALAVARGAQAIWFAFPLSDGLAVIMAVVLAIPVLKSAPERPAYSPAQ; this comes from the coding sequence ATGTCTTTGCGACCATCGCCCGACAATCAATTCCTGACACGGCCGCCCGGCCGGGTGTTCGCCGCGAACGCCCTGCCCATGATGCTGATCATGCTGATGAACGGGCTGCTGAACATTATCGATGCCGCCTTCCTGGGCCACTTCGTGGGCACCGGGGCGATGACGGCCATTGGCCTGGTTTTCCCGGCCATCATGGTACTGATCGCCCTGTCCACGCTGGTCAGCGGCGGCATGTCCAGCCTTCTGGCCCGCCAGCTGGGCGCGGGCGATACCGACGGTGCCGGCGCGACGCTGGCCAGCGCCCATGGCCTCGCCCTGGCCATTGCAGCCTTGGTGATGATTGCCTTCCTGTGCGGCGGACGGGCCGTCGCAGGCCAGCTGTCCGCCTCTGACCCGGCCATTGCCGACATGGCCTTCACCTATATGGCGATCACTGTGCTGGCCCTGCCGGTCCAGTTTGCCCTTGGTCTGCATGCGGACACATGGCGGAATGAGGGCCGGGCCGGACTGGTCGCGCTCCTGTCCGTTGGTGTGACACTGGCCAATATCGTGCTGAACTATGTCCTGATCGGAGAGTTGGGCCTTGGCGTAGCAGGATCCGCCTGGGGCACGGCACTGGCACAGGTGTTCGGGCTGGGCCTGCTCCTGTGGCTGCGGTACCGCGGCCAAGGCATCGTGCCGCTGCAGGCCCTGCGCCGGCATCGCTGGACCGGAAACTGGGGCCGGCTGGCCGGGCTTGGTGCGCCGCTCAGCCTCAGCTTCATCGGCATGGCGCTCGTCTCATCCTGTGTGATCGTGTCCCTGCGCCTGACCGCCGGGGCAGACTATGCTGACACGATTGCCGCCTATGGCATCGTCACCCGTGTGCTGGGTTTTGCCTTCCTTCCGAGCATGGCGTTTGCGCTGGCCCTGCAGAGCATTGCGGGGAATAATTGGGGCGCAGGCTTGCACGGCCGTGCACGGAGCGTCCTGAAAATCGCCCTTCTGACCGCCCTCGCTTACAGCCTCAGCATGGAAGTCATCTTCCTGACCGGCGGCACGGCGATCGGATCGGCCTTTATCGGTGATCCGCGCGTCATCACGCAGGTTGCCGGCATCCTGCATCTGATGGGCCTGCTCTACCTGTTCACAGGCCCTGTGCTCTCGCTGGCGCTTTACTTCCAGGCCATCGGCCAGCCGCAGAAGGCCGGGCTGCTGACCCTGTCAAAATCCTTCGTGCTGTTGCCCGCACTGATCGCGGCACTGGCTGTGGCACGGGGCGCGCAGGCGATCTGGTTTGCCTTTCCGTTGTCGGACGGGCTGGCCGTAATCATGGCGGTCGTGCTGGCAATCCCGGTGCTGAAGTCTGCGCCGGAACGCCCCGCCTACAGCCCGGCACAATAG
- a CDS encoding ferritin-like domain-containing protein: protein MKVQLVSGPPTDVRHFEDPGELADKLTPEDVEIIREIFNTPLTGSYNWDYESANAKIRRLYELGKRFNWNAELDVDWDVYFDKSEGPSQSGLNPLHDHPIYLAMSDEEKNEYAWRSQAQVLSQFLHGEQGAMMVASQLVSCAPTYDAKLYASSQTFDEARHVEVFNKYLRTRCGVEYPINPSLKLLLDKILTDPRWDLKFIGMQVLVEGLALAAFQTIAQTTRDPLLRQIVTLVMRDEGRHVAFGVNYLEDWIKSLPEEEIEERAQFAYEACAIMRERLFSTIVEEEFGFDREEARRAAIDSAGGQAFRNFLFERMIPNLKRVGLLTEKVKPKFEALGVLQYENAATDAEIDWAALERPLETGRIETVAAE from the coding sequence ATGAAAGTCCAACTCGTCTCCGGCCCGCCCACCGATGTCCGACACTTCGAGGACCCCGGTGAACTGGCCGACAAGCTGACGCCGGAAGACGTCGAAATCATCCGCGAAATCTTCAACACGCCGCTGACCGGTTCCTATAACTGGGACTATGAAAGCGCGAACGCGAAGATCCGCCGCCTCTATGAACTCGGCAAGCGGTTCAACTGGAACGCCGAGCTCGATGTCGACTGGGACGTTTACTTCGACAAGAGCGAAGGCCCCTCGCAGTCCGGCCTCAACCCGCTGCACGATCACCCGATCTATCTCGCCATGAGCGACGAAGAGAAAAACGAATATGCCTGGCGCTCTCAGGCGCAGGTGCTCTCGCAGTTCCTGCACGGCGAACAGGGCGCCATGATGGTGGCCTCGCAGCTCGTCTCCTGCGCGCCGACCTATGATGCGAAACTCTATGCCTCCTCACAGACTTTCGACGAGGCGCGGCATGTGGAAGTGTTCAACAAATACCTGCGCACGCGCTGCGGGGTCGAATACCCGATCAATCCGAGCCTCAAGCTGCTGCTGGACAAGATCCTGACCGATCCGCGCTGGGACCTGAAATTCATCGGCATGCAGGTGCTGGTCGAAGGACTGGCGCTGGCGGCGTTCCAGACCATCGCGCAGACGACGCGCGATCCGCTGCTGCGCCAGATCGTGACGCTGGTGATGCGTGACGAAGGCCGGCACGTCGCCTTCGGCGTCAATTATCTGGAGGACTGGATCAAGTCGCTGCCGGAAGAGGAAATCGAGGAACGCGCCCAGTTCGCCTATGAAGCCTGCGCCATCATGCGCGAACGGCTGTTCTCCACGATTGTGGAGGAAGAGTTCGGCTTCGACCGCGAGGAAGCGCGCCGCGCCGCCATCGACTCAGCGGGCGGACAGGCCTTCCGAAACTTCCTCTTTGAGCGGATGATCCCGAACCTGAAACGGGTCGGCCTGCTGACAGAGAAAGTAAAACCGAAATTCGAGGCGCTCGGCGTGTTGCAGTATGAAAATGCAGCAACCGATGCGGAGATCGACTGGGCGGCGCTGGAGCGTCCGCTTGAAACCGGCCGGATCGAAACCGTCGCTGCCGAGTAA
- a CDS encoding cytochrome c, which produces MKIRQTTFALAAIAGVSLLAACGGSDSSAPAADAAAPAAEEVVLDNGMTPKEQIELRQGQLKKMGKAFKTISDQLKASEPDMAAIQAAAASVPVESEGMADWFPAGTGPDSGVKTDALPAIWEQPDLFTEKVSDFQMAAGALATAAETGDLAVIAPAFATTGGTCKSCHEKFRADD; this is translated from the coding sequence ATGAAGATTCGTCAAACCACTTTTGCCCTCGCCGCGATTGCCGGTGTGTCCCTGCTGGCCGCGTGCGGCGGCAGCGACAGCAGCGCGCCTGCGGCAGATGCGGCGGCCCCGGCTGCTGAAGAAGTCGTGCTGGACAATGGCATGACCCCGAAAGAACAGATCGAACTGCGCCAGGGCCAGCTGAAGAAAATGGGCAAGGCCTTCAAGACGATCAGCGACCAGCTGAAAGCCAGTGAGCCGGATATGGCCGCCATTCAGGCCGCCGCGGCCAGCGTTCCGGTCGAATCCGAAGGCATGGCGGACTGGTTCCCGGCAGGCACCGGGCCGGACTCCGGCGTGAAGACCGATGCCCTGCCGGCAATCTGGGAACAGCCGGACCTCTTCACCGAGAAGGTCTCCGACTTCCAGATGGCGGCGGGCGCTCTGGCTACGGCTGCTGAGACCGGCGACCTGGCCGTGATTGCCCCGGCGTTCGCCACAACCGGCGGCACCTGCAAATCCTGCCACGAAAAATTCCGCGCAGACGACTGA